The Salvelinus namaycush isolate Seneca chromosome 1, SaNama_1.0, whole genome shotgun sequence genome has a window encoding:
- the LOC120053998 gene encoding galactosylceramide sulfotransferase-like, whose amino-acid sequence MVGKQGRQWRSMCKGLVLGTLLTSCMILLYCLSAPQAHFNLPEGPVPYSCSHRPAQAHARLIKNSSHHAPGQTGICTPKVDIMFMKTHKTASSTLLNILFRFGEKHRLKFAFPNSRNDFFYPYPFQRSQVKDYRPGMCFNIICNHMRFNAPEVAKVLPTDTSYITILRDPAELFESSFHYFGRLVPMTWKIPGEDKVGEFLRDPRHYFDPNGFNSFYLKNLLFFDFGQDNTLELGDPRVEEGIRAIAGHFQLVMLVEHFDESLMLLKDALCWEMEDLLFFKLNARKGSTVSKLTPELRAKALEWNAVDWRLYQHFNVTFWRKVEAYGRQRMADDVAELQRRNAVMAAVCIEGGHAVDAGSIQETAMQPWQPIGEKSIMGYNLKNNVDKAHRKLCLKMLTPELQYLTELGVNLWITKLWGHVRDVINW is encoded by the exons ATGGTTGGCAAGCAGGGGAGGCAATGGAGGTCGATGTGCAAAGGCCTTGTCCTGGGTACCCTACTCACTAGCTGTATGATCCTGCTCTACTGCCTTTCTGCTCCACAGGCCCACTTCAACCTGCCTGA GGGTCCAGTGCCTTACTCCTGTTCCCATCGACCTGCTCAAGCCCACGCCAGACTTATCAAAAACAGCTCCCACCATGCACCGGGGCAGACAGGCATCTGCACTCCCAAAGTGGACATCATGTTCATGAAAACCCACAAGACAGCCAGCAGCACACTCCTCAACATCCTCTTCCGATTTGGAGAGAAGCACCGGCTCAAGTTTGCCTTCCCAAACAGCCGTAACGACTTCTTCTACCCCTACCCATTCCAGCGCTCCCAGGTCAAGGACTACAGGCCTGGCATGTGCTTCAATATCATCTGCAACCACATGCGCTTCAACGCACCTGAGGTGGCCAAGGTGCTCCCTACAGACACCTCCTACATCACCATCCTCAGAGACCCGGCTGAGCTCTTTGAATCCTCCTTCCACTACTTTGGCCGCCTGGTGCCCATGACCTGGAAAATACCAGGCGAGGACAAGGTGGGGGAGTTCCTGCGCGACCCCCGCCACTACTTTGACCCCAATGGCTTCAACTCCTTCTACCTCAAGAATCTGCTGTTCTTCGACTTTGGGCAGGACAACACTCTGGAGCTGGGCGACCCGCGGGTAGAGGAAGGCATCCGGGCCATCGCAGGCCACTTCCAGCTGGTCATGCTGGTGGAGCACTTTGACGAGTCCCTCATGCTGCTCAAGGACGCCCTCTGCTGGGAGATGGAAGACCTGCTCTTCTTCAAGCTCAACGCCCGGAAGGGCTCCACCGTGTCTAAACTGACCCCGGAGCTGAGGGCCAAGGCCCTGGAGTGGAACGCCGTGGACTGGAGGCTTTACCAACACTTTAACGTCACCTTCTGGAGGAAGGTGGAGGCATACGGACGCCAGCGAATGGCCGACGATGTGGCGGAGCTCCAGAGGAGGAACGCAGTGATGGCGGCAGTCTGTATCGAGGGAGGCCATGCTGTGGATGCAGGGAGCATCCAGGAGACAGCCATGCAGCCCTGGCAGCCCATCGGGGAGAAGTCAATCATGGGCTACAACCTGAAAAATAATGTGGACAAGGCCCACCGCAAGCTGTGCCTTAAGATGCTCACCCCAGAGCTGCAGTACCTGACAGAGCTGGGGGTCAACCTTTGGATCACTAAACTGTGGGGTCATGTGAGAGACGTGATCAACTGGTGA